In the genome of Pandoraea oxalativorans, one region contains:
- the tnpA gene encoding IS66-like element accessory protein TnpA, producing the protein MEFKRATVEATLRPGASVALTARKAGINANLLFKWRRHYLAGAYGDVTPELVTRQSSAASVTEFVPVTITKALVGIPTPSADQAVPTSRCSLRHEGKIELVMRGGTMRFDGPLSLELLRELISELRT; encoded by the coding sequence ATGGAGTTCAAGCGCGCAACGGTTGAGGCAACGTTAAGGCCAGGTGCGTCGGTTGCTTTGACGGCGCGCAAGGCAGGCATCAACGCCAACTTGTTATTCAAATGGCGCCGGCATTATCTGGCTGGCGCTTACGGTGATGTCACGCCTGAGCTTGTTACTCGCCAGAGTTCTGCGGCTTCGGTGACCGAGTTTGTTCCCGTGACGATCACGAAGGCTCTCGTTGGTATCCCCACGCCGTCGGCAGACCAAGCAGTCCCGACCTCACGATGTTCATTGCGGCACGAGGGGAAGATCGAGTTGGTGATGCGTGGCGGCACAATGCGCTTCGATGGTCCGCTGAGTTTGGAGTTACTGCGCGAGTTGATCTCGGAGCTACGCACATGA